One Methylosinus sp. LW4 genomic region harbors:
- a CDS encoding PepSY-associated TM helix domain-containing protein — MIRNILVFLHRWIGLSMAGFLVVVGLTGSLLAFDKELERVFAAKLYAAPRPGVPPLDLATLMERAPAIPNARVAGATWNGVDQAGINYQPEIDPATKKPYELGFNQFFVDPWTGAELGRRTRGDISEGMINFMPFVLKLHDALLVRGAGTLILGIVAVFWTLDCFNGFYLTLPVSLTGFWRKWKAAWLIKRGAGAYRLNFDLHRASGLWLWPILLVFAWSSVMFNLRPVYDWTMSKLMEHHSMLDDLRAMMEKPRRAANAAPTLELRAGLETAQRLAEEQARKNGRPAPDQPTTFAYIDKMGVYFYVARSSGDAHDGFLEENPTLVILDGDTGAPVDLPLLAAGTTTRDLIDRWLGALHMAHVFGLPYKIFVCALGLVIAMLSATGVYIWWKKRKARRFRKTQAVSLGKPLEAAVID, encoded by the coding sequence ATGATCCGAAACATCCTCGTCTTCCTCCACCGCTGGATCGGTCTGTCGATGGCGGGGTTCCTCGTCGTCGTCGGCCTCACCGGCAGCCTGCTCGCCTTCGACAAGGAGCTCGAGCGGGTTTTCGCGGCCAAGCTCTACGCCGCGCCGCGGCCGGGCGTTCCGCCGCTCGATCTCGCGACGCTGATGGAGCGCGCGCCGGCCATTCCCAATGCGCGCGTCGCCGGCGCGACATGGAATGGCGTCGATCAGGCGGGGATCAACTATCAGCCCGAGATCGATCCCGCGACCAAAAAGCCCTATGAGCTCGGCTTCAACCAATTCTTCGTCGATCCCTGGACGGGCGCCGAGCTCGGACGACGGACCCGAGGCGACATTTCCGAAGGCATGATCAATTTCATGCCATTCGTCCTGAAATTGCACGACGCCTTGCTCGTCCGCGGCGCGGGCACGCTGATCCTCGGCATAGTGGCCGTCTTTTGGACGCTCGACTGCTTCAACGGCTTCTATCTCACTCTGCCGGTCTCCCTCACGGGCTTCTGGCGGAAATGGAAGGCCGCCTGGCTCATCAAGCGCGGCGCCGGCGCCTATCGGCTCAATTTCGATCTGCACCGGGCGAGCGGCCTCTGGCTCTGGCCGATCTTGCTCGTCTTCGCCTGGTCGAGCGTGATGTTCAATCTGCGGCCCGTCTATGATTGGACGATGTCGAAGCTGATGGAGCATCACTCCATGCTCGACGATCTGCGCGCGATGATGGAGAAGCCGAGACGCGCGGCGAACGCCGCTCCCACGCTCGAACTGCGCGCCGGGCTCGAGACCGCGCAGCGTCTCGCGGAGGAGCAGGCCAGGAAAAATGGGCGACCCGCGCCGGACCAGCCGACGACCTTCGCCTATATCGACAAGATGGGCGTCTATTTCTACGTCGCGCGGAGCAGCGGCGACGCGCATGACGGCTTTCTCGAAGAAAATCCGACCCTCGTCATTCTCGACGGCGACACTGGCGCGCCGGTGGACCTGCCCTTGCTCGCCGCCGGGACGACGACGCGGGATCTGATCGACCGCTGGCTCGGCGCCTTGCACATGGCGCATGTGTTCGGTCTTCCCTACAAGATCTTCGTCTGCGCGCTCGGCCTCGTCATCGCCATGCTGTCCGCCACCGGCGTCTATATCTGGTGGAAGAAACGCAAGGCGCGGCGCTTCCGCAAGACGCAGGCGGTCTCCCTCGGAAAACCGCTAGAAGCGGCCGTCATCGACTGA
- a CDS encoding efflux transporter outer membrane subunit — translation MTLSACAVGPDYTPVPAPDATRFTREPTVSPGNGQSFAQGAEAPPQWWKAYRSEALDALVEEALAKSPTLEAAEAAIRAADATVSAQEGAFFPQVSGMSSSTRSRAAGGAPTNLFTKQLNASFTSDIWGANARAVESLAAQAERARLQLAAARLTLAHDVVVAAIEEASLRSQIATTQKLVAIQQENLSLLTLQHSLGAASGLDLASQEAALAQTRQSLPGLEGRLAAQRNRLTALVGRYPSQEIDETFALSELALPKELPLRLPAQVVEKRPDILQAATDVHGASADVGVALAARLPNVTLTADTGASALKLAQLFAPGTGFYTLAGTVSQPIFQGMTLLNRQRAAEARLEEAKARYRETMIGAFQNVADSLRALQADARSVRDARLAEAAARRFLDQTRAQRKYGGVSQLAVLTAQQSYLNASMARVRAEASRLSDVAALFTATGG, via the coding sequence ATGACGCTCTCCGCCTGCGCGGTCGGCCCGGATTACACGCCCGTTCCCGCGCCGGACGCGACGCGATTCACGCGCGAGCCGACCGTCTCGCCCGGCAATGGACAGAGCTTCGCGCAAGGCGCGGAGGCGCCGCCGCAATGGTGGAAGGCTTATCGCTCCGAGGCGCTGGACGCGCTCGTCGAGGAGGCCCTCGCGAAAAGCCCGACGCTCGAGGCGGCGGAGGCGGCGATACGCGCGGCGGATGCGACGGTGAGCGCGCAGGAGGGGGCGTTTTTTCCGCAGGTTTCGGGAATGTCGAGTTCGACCCGGTCGAGAGCCGCCGGCGGCGCGCCGACCAATCTGTTCACCAAGCAATTGAACGCCTCCTTCACGTCGGATATTTGGGGCGCCAATGCGAGGGCCGTCGAATCGCTCGCGGCGCAAGCCGAGCGTGCGCGCCTGCAATTGGCGGCGGCCCGACTGACGCTCGCCCATGACGTCGTCGTCGCGGCGATCGAGGAGGCCTCGCTGCGCAGCCAGATCGCCACGACTCAGAAGCTGGTGGCGATCCAGCAGGAAAATCTCTCGCTGCTCACCTTGCAGCATTCTCTCGGCGCCGCCTCCGGGCTCGATCTCGCGTCTCAGGAGGCCGCGCTGGCGCAGACGCGCCAGTCGCTCCCCGGACTCGAGGGGCGGCTCGCCGCGCAGCGCAATCGCCTGACCGCGCTCGTCGGCCGCTATCCGTCACAGGAGATCGACGAGACCTTCGCGCTCTCCGAATTGGCGCTTCCCAAGGAGCTTCCGCTGCGTCTGCCGGCGCAGGTCGTCGAAAAACGGCCAGACATATTGCAGGCGGCGACGGATGTGCATGGAGCGAGCGCGGATGTCGGCGTGGCGCTCGCCGCCCGCCTCCCCAATGTGACGCTCACCGCCGACACAGGAGCCAGCGCGCTGAAGCTCGCGCAATTATTCGCGCCGGGAACGGGCTTCTATACGCTCGCGGGAACGGTCTCGCAGCCGATTTTTCAGGGAATGACGCTGCTGAACCGCCAGCGCGCCGCCGAGGCGCGGCTCGAGGAGGCGAAAGCGCGCTATCGCGAGACGATGATCGGCGCGTTCCAGAATGTCGCCGACAGCCTGCGGGCGCTTCAAGCCGACGCGCGCTCGGTGCGCGACGCGCGCCTCGCAGAAGCCGCCGCGCGGCGCTTCCTCGACCAGACGCGCGCGCAACGCAAATATGGCGGCGTCTCGCAGCTCGCCGTCTTGACCGCGCAACAGTCTTATCTCAACGCCTCTATGGCCCGCGTCCGCGCCGAGGCGAGCCGCCTCTCCGACGTCGCGGCGCTGTTCACGGCGACCGGCGGATAA
- a CDS encoding MacB family efflux pump subunit has product MSDAPFLRLRAVSRRYRVGGQDVNALRAIDLDIASGEMIALVGASGSGKSTLMNILGCLDRPNSGIYSVAGRDTSKLDPDETAALRCAYFGFVFQRYHLLSQLTARDNVEIPAVYAGAGAAERHARATELLTRLGLGERLDHLPNELSGGQQQRVSIARALMNGGAVILADEPTGALDSATGEEMMKILLALNAQGHTLIIATHDHRVAAHAKRIIEMADGVIVGDRAIAHEAGPASPEPAISTIRPSPWIRYLDAARMAFLSLRAHRLRTALTALGVIIGVFAVVMTVALGDNAQRFLEKSLEAVGAKQFEIEPGQQYGDPRAERLQTLTVQDLDALRRQYYVRSASPRQTTSSLLRYGSSSGLATIWGVGESYFDVKSLAIVAGVAFDAEDVARQAQVIVIDENVQRQFFGSESPLGKTVYIGNLPCMIIGVVGHVEGRLQQSSDSKLNVWVPFTVVSTRLTGRQHLQNIFLRLRADQSTEIAERRMTDLLSERHRTKDFVVWNLDEVSKTTENLVLVMSLVFATIGAISLVVGGVGVMNIMLVSAAERAKEIGIRIAVGARRADIRDQFLTEAIAACLLGAAGGVAISVAIGFVLAWLSPKGFEFALSGRAVAIAVGCAALTGVVAGYAPARKAARLDPVEALARD; this is encoded by the coding sequence ATGAGCGACGCACCTTTTCTGCGATTGCGCGCCGTCTCCCGCCGCTATCGCGTCGGCGGCCAGGATGTGAATGCGCTCCGCGCCATCGATCTCGACATCGCCTCGGGCGAGATGATCGCGCTCGTCGGCGCCTCCGGCTCCGGCAAATCGACCTTGATGAATATTCTCGGCTGCCTCGATCGACCCAATTCCGGCATCTACAGCGTCGCCGGACGCGACACGTCGAAGCTCGATCCTGATGAGACCGCCGCCTTGCGCTGCGCCTATTTCGGCTTCGTCTTCCAGCGCTATCATTTGCTGTCGCAGCTGACCGCCAGGGACAATGTGGAGATTCCGGCAGTCTACGCCGGCGCGGGCGCCGCCGAACGACATGCCCGCGCCACCGAGCTGCTGACCCGTCTCGGCCTCGGCGAAAGGCTCGATCATCTGCCCAACGAGCTGTCCGGCGGCCAGCAGCAGCGCGTCAGCATCGCGCGCGCGCTGATGAATGGCGGCGCCGTCATTCTCGCGGACGAGCCGACCGGCGCGCTCGACAGCGCGACCGGCGAGGAGATGATGAAAATCTTGCTCGCGCTCAACGCTCAGGGGCATACGCTGATCATCGCGACGCATGATCACCGGGTCGCCGCACATGCGAAGCGAATTATCGAAATGGCGGACGGCGTCATTGTCGGCGATCGCGCCATCGCACATGAGGCCGGGCCGGCGTCGCCGGAGCCCGCGATCTCGACGATCCGTCCCTCGCCATGGATCCGCTACCTCGACGCAGCGCGAATGGCTTTCTTGTCGTTGCGGGCGCATCGGCTGCGCACCGCCTTGACCGCGCTCGGCGTCATCATCGGCGTCTTCGCCGTCGTCATGACCGTCGCCCTCGGCGACAATGCGCAGCGTTTCCTGGAGAAATCCCTCGAAGCGGTGGGCGCGAAGCAATTCGAAATCGAGCCGGGACAGCAATATGGCGACCCCCGCGCCGAACGGCTGCAAACTCTGACCGTTCAGGACCTCGACGCGCTCCGCCGACAATATTACGTCCGCAGCGCCAGTCCGAGACAAACGACATCGTCCTTGTTGCGATATGGCTCGTCGAGCGGGCTCGCGACGATCTGGGGCGTCGGCGAGAGCTATTTCGACGTCAAATCTCTCGCGATCGTCGCAGGGGTGGCCTTCGATGCGGAAGACGTCGCCCGACAGGCGCAAGTCATCGTCATCGACGAGAATGTCCAGCGACAGTTTTTCGGCTCGGAGTCTCCGCTCGGCAAGACGGTCTATATCGGCAATCTGCCATGCATGATCATCGGCGTCGTCGGCCATGTCGAGGGACGGCTTCAGCAAAGCTCGGATAGCAAGCTCAATGTCTGGGTCCCGTTCACGGTCGTCTCGACCAGGCTGACCGGCCGCCAGCATCTCCAGAACATTTTCCTGCGATTGCGCGCCGATCAATCGACGGAGATCGCCGAGCGCAGAATGACCGACCTGCTCTCGGAGCGGCATCGGACAAAGGACTTTGTCGTGTGGAACCTCGACGAGGTGAGCAAGACGACCGAAAATCTCGTCCTGGTCATGTCGCTCGTATTCGCCACGATCGGAGCGATCTCGCTCGTCGTGGGCGGCGTCGGGGTGATGAACATCATGCTGGTGTCGGCGGCGGAACGCGCCAAGGAGATCGGCATACGCATCGCCGTCGGCGCGCGGCGAGCCGACATCCGCGATCAGTTTCTCACCGAAGCGATCGCCGCATGCCTGCTCGGCGCTGCGGGCGGCGTCGCGATCTCTGTGGCCATCGGATTCGTCCTCGCATGGTTGTCGCCGAAGGGATTTGAATTCGCCTTGTCCGGCCGTGCCGTCGCCATCGCCGTCGGTTGCGCGGCGCTGACCGGCGTCGTCGCCGGCTATGCGCCGGCGCGCAAGGCCGCGCGGCTCGATCCCGTGGAGGCGCTCGCCCGTGACTGA
- a CDS encoding efflux RND transporter periplasmic adaptor subunit has protein sequence MAAFGLAAYLAARFLFAPASIGYVTEKAARVDLETSVLATGALQATRQVDVGTRVTGQLKSLRVALGDHVHAGDLLAIIDPVLPENDLRSQQANLARLEADRRAAIARQKKSKLEFDRQKGMIRGDATSRRDLEAAEQQLIADEESIASLDAQIAQARAQIEIAATNLAYTKITAPIDGDVVAILTREGQTVVASQTVPVILKLADLDAMTVKTQISEGDVTRVRVGQSVSFSILSEPDRSFSGVLRAVEPAPQSYSEPAAMASASSSSTTGPASAVFYNALFDVANVDRLLRIGMTAQVSIRLGDARNVLAIPVGALREKIADGRYRVRVIDRSGVATRSIRTGVNNHIQVEVIDGLAEGEEVVVGERLGSSARGAKDEP, from the coding sequence TTGGCCGCGTTCGGCCTCGCGGCCTATCTCGCTGCGCGATTCCTCTTCGCCCCCGCGTCGATCGGCTATGTCACTGAAAAAGCCGCCCGCGTCGATCTCGAGACGAGCGTGCTCGCGACGGGCGCCTTGCAGGCGACGCGTCAGGTCGATGTCGGCACGCGCGTCACCGGGCAGCTGAAGTCGCTGAGGGTCGCCCTGGGCGATCATGTCCACGCGGGCGATCTGCTCGCGATCATCGATCCGGTTCTGCCGGAGAATGATCTGCGTTCCCAGCAGGCCAATCTCGCGCGTCTCGAGGCCGACCGCCGGGCGGCGATCGCGCGCCAGAAAAAATCGAAGCTCGAATTCGATCGGCAGAAGGGCATGATCCGGGGCGACGCGACCTCGCGCCGCGATCTCGAGGCGGCCGAGCAGCAATTGATCGCCGATGAGGAATCGATCGCCTCGCTCGATGCGCAGATCGCGCAGGCCCGCGCGCAGATCGAGATCGCCGCGACCAATCTCGCCTACACGAAGATCACCGCGCCGATCGACGGCGACGTCGTCGCCATTCTGACCCGCGAAGGCCAGACCGTCGTCGCCTCCCAGACCGTGCCGGTCATATTGAAGCTCGCCGATCTCGACGCGATGACCGTCAAGACGCAAATCTCCGAAGGCGATGTGACGCGCGTGCGCGTCGGCCAATCCGTCTCCTTCTCGATCTTGAGCGAGCCGGACAGGAGCTTTTCCGGTGTACTGCGCGCGGTCGAGCCGGCGCCGCAGAGCTATTCTGAGCCGGCTGCGATGGCTTCCGCATCTTCCTCCTCGACCACCGGTCCGGCGAGCGCGGTGTTCTACAATGCGCTGTTCGACGTCGCGAATGTCGACCGTCTGCTGCGCATCGGCATGACGGCGCAAGTCTCGATCCGGCTCGGCGACGCGCGCAATGTTCTGGCCATTCCTGTCGGCGCCTTGCGGGAGAAGATCGCCGACGGCCGCTATCGCGTGCGCGTCATCGACCGCTCTGGCGTCGCGACGCGCAGCATTCGGACCGGGGTCAATAATCACATTCAAGTCGAGGTGATCGACGGTCTCGCCGAGGGCGAGGAGGTCGTCGTCGGCGAGCGTCTCGGCTCGTCGGCGCGCGGAGCAAAGGACGAGCCATGA
- a CDS encoding PepSY-associated TM helix domain-containing protein → MIRNIFVVLHRWIGLAMAVFLVIVGLTGSLLAFHQELDHVFARQFYVTPRPGVPPLDLATLMERAPLISHARIVGAQWNGVDQAQINYLPEKDPATDRPYDLGFTQFYVDPWTGAELGRRTIGDYSKSSNVMRFIYKLHVALLVSGPGTLILGIVAVLWTLDCFNGFYLTLPVSLSAFWRKWKTAWVVKRGAGFYRLNLDLHRASGLWLWPMLLVFAWSSVMFNLRPVYDWTMSKFMAHSSLLEEAMKLKDLPQPAAKPVPVIGARAAFEAARRLAAEQARAGGFEAPEPSMFAYMDKMGVYVYGARGAAPQEGFLEGRPTLVTIDGDTGAPADVPFLRLTEKQDIVDRWLVALHVASVFGLPYKIFVCVLGLVVAMLSATGVYIWWKKRRARRFHEKQRARGAAPTEPTAAE, encoded by the coding sequence ATGATCCGCAATATCTTCGTCGTCCTGCATCGTTGGATCGGCTTGGCGATGGCGGTCTTCCTCGTCATCGTCGGTCTCACCGGCAGCCTGCTCGCCTTTCATCAAGAGCTGGATCATGTCTTCGCCCGCCAATTTTACGTCACGCCGCGGCCCGGCGTTCCGCCGCTCGATCTCGCGACGCTGATGGAGCGCGCTCCGCTCATTTCCCATGCGCGGATCGTCGGCGCGCAATGGAACGGAGTCGATCAAGCCCAGATCAATTACCTGCCCGAGAAAGATCCGGCCACGGACAGGCCCTATGATCTGGGGTTCACCCAATTCTATGTCGACCCCTGGACCGGCGCTGAGCTCGGAAGGCGCACGATCGGCGATTATTCCAAAAGCAGCAATGTCATGCGCTTCATTTACAAGCTGCATGTCGCGCTGCTCGTTTCAGGTCCGGGCACTCTCATTCTCGGCATCGTCGCCGTGCTGTGGACGCTCGACTGCTTCAATGGATTTTATCTCACCCTTCCCGTCTCCCTTTCCGCTTTCTGGCGGAAATGGAAGACGGCGTGGGTCGTCAAGCGCGGCGCCGGCTTTTATCGGCTCAATCTCGATCTGCATCGGGCGAGTGGTCTGTGGCTCTGGCCCATGCTGCTCGTCTTCGCCTGGTCGAGCGTGATGTTCAATCTGCGGCCGGTCTATGATTGGACGATGTCGAAATTCATGGCGCATTCCTCGCTTCTCGAGGAGGCCATGAAGCTGAAGGATTTGCCCCAGCCGGCGGCAAAGCCTGTCCCCGTGATCGGAGCGCGCGCCGCCTTCGAGGCCGCCCGGCGCCTCGCCGCCGAGCAAGCGAGGGCAGGGGGCTTCGAGGCGCCGGAGCCCTCGATGTTCGCCTATATGGACAAGATGGGCGTCTATGTATACGGCGCGCGCGGCGCGGCTCCCCAGGAGGGCTTTCTGGAAGGGCGCCCGACTCTCGTCACGATCGACGGCGACACCGGAGCGCCGGCCGATGTTCCTTTTCTCCGTCTGACGGAGAAGCAGGACATCGTCGATCGCTGGCTCGTCGCGCTGCATGTGGCGAGCGTGTTCGGCCTGCCGTACAAGATCTTCGTCTGCGTTCTCGGCCTCGTCGTCGCCATGCTGTCGGCGACCGGCGTTTACATCTGGTGGAAGAAGAGACGGGCGCGCCGCTTCCACGAGAAGCAGCGAGCCCGCGGCGCCGCGCCGACGGAGCCGACCGCGGCCGAATGA
- a CDS encoding TonB-dependent siderophore receptor, producing MSRKMRWLFVGGAPASAMTAVGLILAGSTFALDASPARAYATPQTYDIPGGPMTDALNRLADMSGAQLAYDAALTRSIKSRGVSGKRTLPEALDELLAGTGLGYKFDPTGEYVAIMLAQADNGVRSDAGAEPLPPIDIGAERPRADGPGNGKPVLTPQNSYVVRNASTATKTDTPVMNTPINVQTITEKALQDQQAITLGEALRNVSGVTVPGGGAASSSERGGYIFVRGFATTDIYRDGFRVAPGGAQLFDAVSSRQLVNVQSVEVLKGPAAILYGRSEPGGIINLTTKDPEDTPHYSIGQQIGSLALYRTTASATGPLTQDKSILYRLDASYENNGAPFGSFVDDTHSTNFFIAPVVKWNLDEATSLKAEFEYADDKSSFHSWLTPRFNGSYITIPRNVNYATPDSEHMPTVLGSLTLAHKFDEDWSIKERVVYNHSYTSNGVSAAPFTAVPGTNGAQLITASVGGGSGEMSTISTNLDVVGHFDTLTVRHTLLLGGDYYRTSSTANGYFFLPGGFTTINSAFPLFPGVPTTSIFVSNPLLPFPIPVSLSTLFPPTSTIGFNRQDTAGLYVQDQLELPYGFHILAGARYQKIYQTSSSAVSTGVLASYPYPLRQSGSPLEEAKVTPRFGLLWRPQQWVSLYGNYTEGFAPNTGNVFPGTLAPPSSAVSWEAGAKFEFFDGALRAAADYYSLVKTNIPVTDTDVTHRCNGANCVLLSGEARSQGPELDIQGTLLPGWNIIVNYTNQDVRVTKGASRGNGQSGLQPGQRFPNVPRNLASLWSTYEFQDGVLQGLKLGAGYTYHGSQPVYDQTGGIPGIIPLTASWGTVDLMAAYRFVVDGVKTTAQINVTNLFDRTYYTDATAAPATAGISVGSFRAYGAPFAVSGQLRVEF from the coding sequence ATGTCTCGCAAGATGAGATGGTTGTTCGTAGGCGGGGCGCCGGCTTCGGCCATGACGGCGGTGGGCTTGATTCTCGCCGGCTCCACCTTTGCGCTCGACGCCTCGCCAGCCAGGGCTTACGCGACGCCGCAGACATATGACATTCCCGGCGGTCCCATGACGGACGCGCTGAACCGGCTCGCCGATATGAGCGGCGCGCAGCTCGCCTATGACGCCGCTCTCACCCGCTCCATCAAATCGCGCGGCGTGTCGGGAAAGCGCACGCTCCCCGAGGCTCTCGACGAGCTGCTGGCCGGAACCGGCCTCGGCTATAAATTCGATCCCACGGGCGAATATGTCGCGATCATGCTGGCGCAGGCGGACAATGGCGTGCGCAGCGACGCCGGCGCGGAGCCTCTGCCGCCGATCGACATCGGCGCGGAGCGGCCACGGGCGGACGGGCCCGGCAACGGCAAGCCGGTCCTCACGCCACAAAACAGCTACGTCGTGCGAAACGCCTCCACGGCGACCAAGACCGACACGCCGGTCATGAACACGCCGATCAATGTACAGACGATCACCGAGAAGGCGCTTCAAGATCAGCAGGCGATCACGCTCGGCGAGGCTTTGCGCAACGTCAGCGGCGTCACCGTGCCGGGCGGCGGCGCCGCGAGTTCGTCCGAGCGCGGCGGCTATATTTTCGTGCGCGGCTTCGCGACCACCGACATTTATCGCGATGGCTTTCGAGTCGCCCCCGGCGGCGCTCAGCTCTTCGACGCGGTCAGCTCGCGGCAGCTCGTCAATGTCCAGAGCGTCGAGGTTCTCAAAGGCCCGGCGGCCATCCTCTACGGACGCTCGGAGCCCGGCGGCATCATCAATCTCACCACCAAGGACCCAGAGGACACGCCGCATTATTCGATTGGTCAGCAAATCGGCTCGCTCGCGCTCTACCGGACCACGGCGAGCGCCACAGGCCCTTTGACGCAGGACAAATCGATCCTCTACCGGCTCGATGCGTCCTATGAGAACAATGGCGCGCCTTTCGGCTCATTCGTCGACGACACGCATTCGACGAATTTTTTTATCGCTCCGGTCGTCAAATGGAATTTGGACGAAGCGACTTCGCTGAAGGCCGAATTCGAATATGCCGATGACAAGTCGAGCTTCCACAGCTGGCTCACGCCGCGTTTCAATGGATCGTACATCACGATACCGCGCAATGTGAATTATGCGACGCCAGACTCGGAGCATATGCCCACTGTTCTCGGCTCTTTGACTCTCGCGCACAAATTCGATGAAGACTGGTCGATCAAGGAGCGTGTGGTCTACAATCATAGCTATACGAGCAATGGCGTCTCGGCCGCCCCCTTCACCGCGGTTCCCGGCACGAATGGCGCTCAATTGATCACGGCGAGCGTCGGAGGGGGCTCCGGCGAGATGTCGACGATCTCGACCAATCTCGATGTTGTCGGCCATTTCGATACACTCACAGTCCGACATACGCTGTTGCTCGGCGGCGATTATTATCGGACGAGCAGCACGGCCAATGGCTATTTCTTCCTCCCCGGCGGCTTCACGACGATCAATTCCGCCTTTCCGCTTTTTCCGGGCGTCCCGACGACGTCGATATTCGTGTCGAACCCGCTCCTGCCGTTTCCGATTCCCGTCTCTTTGAGCACGCTCTTTCCACCGACTTCGACAATCGGATTCAATCGGCAAGACACGGCCGGGCTCTACGTCCAAGACCAGTTGGAGCTGCCCTACGGCTTTCACATATTGGCCGGAGCGCGATATCAGAAAATCTATCAGACGAGCTCGTCGGCGGTCAGCACGGGGGTGCTCGCGTCCTATCCCTATCCGCTGCGGCAGAGCGGCTCGCCGCTCGAGGAGGCCAAGGTGACGCCGCGCTTCGGCCTGCTCTGGCGTCCGCAGCAATGGGTGAGCCTCTATGGCAATTACACGGAAGGCTTTGCGCCGAACACCGGGAATGTCTTCCCCGGAACGCTGGCGCCGCCATCGAGCGCCGTGAGCTGGGAGGCCGGCGCCAAATTCGAGTTCTTCGATGGAGCTCTGCGCGCCGCCGCCGATTATTACAGCCTGGTCAAGACGAATATTCCGGTAACCGATACGGATGTGACGCACCGCTGCAATGGCGCAAATTGCGTCCTTTTGAGCGGCGAGGCGCGCAGCCAGGGGCCGGAGCTCGATATACAGGGCACGCTGCTGCCCGGCTGGAACATCATCGTCAATTACACGAACCAAGATGTGCGCGTCACCAAGGGCGCGTCGCGCGGCAACGGCCAGAGCGGTCTGCAGCCCGGTCAACGCTTCCCCAATGTGCCGCGCAATCTCGCGAGCCTGTGGAGCACCTATGAATTTCAGGATGGCGTCCTGCAGGGCCTGAAGCTCGGCGCCGGCTACACCTATCACGGCTCGCAGCCGGTCTATGATCAGACCGGCGGCATTCCCGGCATTATTCCGCTCACCGCGTCCTGGGGAACGGTCGATCTGATGGCCGCCTATCGCTTCGTCGTCGATGGCGTGAAAACAACGGCGCAGATCAACGTCACCAATCTCTTCGACAGAACCTATTACACGGATGCGACCGCCGCCCCGGCGACGGCGGGAATATCGGTCGGCTCGTTCCGAGCTTATGGAGCGCCATTTGCCGTTTCCGGCCAGCTGCGCGTCGAATTCTAG
- a CDS encoding FecR family protein: protein MRDIAPDASKRERRDAAGDWWVRLDAGALSPSELAAFRAWLTSDPANEAAFEEVCDLWGASEQLRRRLLPPIAHSSPPGRYHKWTRPAAALATALLALSLVFDNLSLLWRADVRTGKGEITTVTLPDGSRAHLNADSALSLDYAGGRRRIALLAGEAWFEVEKDPSRPFTVETIGGTITARGTAFDVSTNRARTEVTVTEHSVEVESKGRAVIVEVGQQTAFGPDLPALAPYSADPDGVTAWRRGKLIVKDQSLGEVIDALGRYHHGLVVIAGRTIRDRRVSGVFQADHPLDALKTIEKSLGLRAVRLTDYLIVLYS from the coding sequence ATGCGCGATATCGCCCCCGATGCATCGAAGCGCGAGCGCCGCGACGCCGCCGGGGATTGGTGGGTGCGCCTCGACGCCGGCGCGCTGTCGCCGTCGGAATTGGCGGCGTTTCGCGCGTGGCTCACATCCGATCCGGCGAATGAAGCGGCCTTCGAGGAAGTCTGTGATCTTTGGGGCGCCTCCGAGCAGCTGCGTCGACGGCTGCTCCCGCCCATCGCCCATTCGAGCCCGCCCGGCCGCTATCACAAATGGACGCGCCCTGCCGCGGCCCTCGCGACGGCGCTGCTGGCGCTGAGCCTCGTCTTCGACAACCTCTCTCTGCTCTGGCGCGCCGACGTCCGCACCGGAAAAGGCGAGATCACGACCGTCACTCTGCCGGACGGCTCGCGCGCGCATTTGAATGCGGATTCGGCGCTTTCGCTGGATTATGCGGGCGGCCGCAGGCGCATCGCGCTGTTGGCGGGCGAAGCTTGGTTCGAAGTCGAGAAAGACCCGAGCCGCCCCTTCACGGTCGAGACGATCGGCGGAACCATCACCGCGCGCGGGACGGCCTTCGACGTCTCGACCAATAGGGCGCGGACGGAAGTCACCGTCACGGAGCACAGCGTCGAGGTCGAGAGCAAGGGGCGAGCGGTCATCGTCGAGGTTGGACAACAGACCGCCTTCGGCCCGGACCTTCCGGCGCTCGCGCCGTACAGCGCCGATCCCGACGGCGTGACCGCTTGGCGGCGCGGGAAGCTGATCGTCAAGGACCAGTCGCTCGGCGAGGTGATCGATGCGCTGGGGCGCTATCACCATGGCCTCGTCGTCATCGCCGGTCGAACGATCCGCGACCGGCGGGTGAGCGGCGTCTTTCAGGCCGATCACCCGCTCGACGCTCTGAAGACGATCGAGAAATCGCTCGGTCTGCGCGCTGTTCGCCTCACCGATTATCTGATCGTGCTGTATTCGTGA